One Terriglobales bacterium genomic window, TCCACAAGTAATGCGAGAACCAGTCGAAATTCGCCTGCAGCACGGCGCGGTTGCTGCGCGGCTTGGTGATGCCGTGTCCGAAGCCGGTGTAGAGGATGAGCCGCGAGGGCACGTTCTGGTCCTGCAGGCCGCGGTAGAGTTCGAAGCTGTCAGGCACGGGCACGCGCTTGTCGTTCGAGCCCTGCTGGATCAGCGTCGGCGTCTTGGCCTGCTTGATGGTCGTCATCGGCGACGTCTTGGCGTAGATCTCCGGGTCGTCCCACGGCGTGGCCTTCAGATATTGACGCGTGAACGGCGTGATGTCGGTGCTCACGTAGTACGTAACCCAGTTACTGATGCCGGCGCCGACCGAGATCGCCTTGAAGCGGTCGGTGTGCGTCGTCAGGAACGCCGAGATGTATCCGCCCTGCGACCAACCCATGGCGCCGAGCTTCGCCGGGTCCACGATGCCGCGCGCGATCAGTGAATCCACGCCAGACATCACGTCCATCATGTCGCCCACGCCGAGGTTGCGGACGTTGAGCGAGCGGAAGCGCTGTCCGTAGCCGGCGCTGCCGCGGTAGTTCGGCTCCAGCACCAGAGCACCGCGCGCCAAAAAGGCCTGAATGGGATAAGTGCGATCGGCGGGCTGCAGCGTGGGCCGCGAAACGCCCGCCGGTCCGCCATGAATCACCAACAGCAGCGGATACTTGCGCGACGCGTCGTAATCGGCGGGCTTATGCAGGATGCCCTCGATCACAGTGCCGTCGCCGCTCTTCCATGAAACAACTTCGTTCGTGCCCAGCGTCCAGTTGGCGATCTGGTCGCTCATGGCCGTCAGGCGCTTGGGAGCGAAGCTCGCAACGGGTGAGACGTAGATCTCCAGCATGTTCTGCGCGTCTGACATGGTGAAGGCCATCGTCCTGAAGTCGCGCGAGAAGCTGGCCGAATCGTGCGCAGCGGCGTCATTCTGCGTGAGCCGCGTGATGGCGCGCGTGCGCGGGTCCAGCCGGTAAACATGCGACGCCGTCTTCTGTAGCGCGTAGAAGTAGATTCCGTCCGGCCCCCAGTCGAGAATGTTGGCGTTCTCGTCGAAGGCGGCCGTGAGGTCGGTGGCCTGCTCGATGTCGTCGGGCGGATGCGCCAGCGCCTTCTCCACGTCAACCACAGCGATGTGGTGGTTCAGGTAGTAGTAGTTCTTGCCCGAGAGCGCCGTCTCGAACGCCACCTGCTTGCCGTCGGGCGAAAACACCGGCGACTCGTCGGGGCCGATCAGTGCGTCGATCTTGCTGACCTTGTTGCCGGCCGCGAGGTCGAGCAGATAGATGTCCGAGTCGTCGGTGAAGGCCAGCAGCGGCACCTTGCGGGCGCTGAACACGATGCGGGTCGAGTCAGGCGACCAGGAGAAGTCATTCACGTTCAGGTCGGGATCGCGCGTGAGCTGCACGGCGCGCGCCGGCGCGTTGTGCGCCAGCGCCTCGCCTACATCCACCAGGAAGAGCTGGTTCTGGTCGTACTCCTTCTCGTAGACCTCGAAGTCGGCGTACTTGTCCTTGCGGTCCTTCGCGGGCTTGGCCTTGGGCGGATTGGCGACGAAGGCGATGCGGGTGGAATCCTTCGACCATGCCCAAGCCTGGATTTCGCCTTCGGACTTGGTGAGCTGCCAGGCCTCGCCGCCTTCCGGCGAGATGACCCAGATCTGCCGGGCGGCGGGCTTGCCATCGGACTTGGTGTCGGCCTTGGCGTCGTCCTTCTTCGCGGCGTCGCTGGGCTTGGCGTCTGACCTGGCGTCCGGCTTTTCCGGCTCGATCACCGGCTCGGCCGCGCGCTCGGTGGCGAAGGCGATCCAGCGCCCGTCGGGCGACCACTGCGCGTTGCCCGTGCTTTTGCCGCCGCGCGTGAGCTGGAACGAACGGCCGGTCTTGGTGTCGGCCAGCCAAAGACGCGTGATGTACTCGTTGTCCTTCCAGTTGGTCTCGGTCAGCGAGTACACGACGTAGCGGCCGTCGGGCGAGATGCGAGGCGCGGCCACGCGCTTGAGCGAGAGCGCCTCGTCGAACGAGGGAACATGCTTCTGTGCCGGAGCAGACGCACCGAAGAAGCAAACGACGCAGAGCAGCGGCAGGAACCGGCGGACGGAACGCATACAACCTCCAGCGGACAACAACGTGAGCCGCTGGATTATAAGCGAAAGGCTTTCACGCAAAGATCGCAGAGAACGCAGAGGAATCAAGGCAAGACGACTACGCGAGCGGCGCAACGGGTCCGCGAGAGGTGCGATGGTGTGATGTGCTTCTGCCCGGCGGTCTCCGCGATCTCTGCGGTGAAAACGGTCTAGGCCCTTCCCCGGAGCTTGGCGAACCAC contains:
- a CDS encoding S9 family peptidase — translated: MRSVRRFLPLLCVVCFFGASAPAQKHVPSFDEALSLKRVAAPRISPDGRYVVYSLTETNWKDNEYITRLWLADTKTGRSFQLTRGGKSTGNAQWSPDGRWIAFATERAAEPVIEPEKPDARSDAKPSDAAKKDDAKADTKSDGKPAARQIWVISPEGGEAWQLTKSEGEIQAWAWSKDSTRIAFVANPPKAKPAKDRKDKYADFEVYEKEYDQNQLFLVDVGEALAHNAPARAVQLTRDPDLNVNDFSWSPDSTRIVFSARKVPLLAFTDDSDIYLLDLAAGNKVSKIDALIGPDESPVFSPDGKQVAFETALSGKNYYYLNHHIAVVDVEKALAHPPDDIEQATDLTAAFDENANILDWGPDGIYFYALQKTASHVYRLDPRTRAITRLTQNDAAAHDSASFSRDFRTMAFTMSDAQNMLEIYVSPVASFAPKRLTAMSDQIANWTLGTNEVVSWKSGDGTVIEGILHKPADYDASRKYPLLLVIHGGPAGVSRPTLQPADRTYPIQAFLARGALVLEPNYRGSAGYGQRFRSLNVRNLGVGDMMDVMSGVDSLIARGIVDPAKLGAMGWSQGGYISAFLTTHTDRFKAISVGAGISNWVTYYVSTDITPFTRQYLKATPWDDPEIYAKTSPMTTIKQAKTPTLIQQGSNDKRVPVPDSFELYRGLQDQNVPSRLILYTGFGHGITKPRSNRAVLQANFDWFSHYLWNTEIPRNSALLGQSELPLEGGQPAVAAGGGENK